One genomic window of Halanaerobium saccharolyticum subsp. saccharolyticum DSM 6643 includes the following:
- a CDS encoding Gfo/Idh/MocA family protein — MAKLKAGVIGTGFVGEAHVEALRRLHNIDVKAVAASSLESSKKAAAKLNVPNYYAGYEKMLAQEDLDVVHNCTPNKLHFPINKAFMEAGVHVFSEKPLVMNSSEGEKLLKIAAKNNVYTGVNYNYRHYPLVKEMQNKVRQQIGQLFHIRGYYLQDWMLFDTDYSWRIDPEKGGKSRVVADIGSHFCDLLQYLTGQKISRLTAATKIVHPERKKPVSETKTFTQSDQNQEYEKYEVETEDYAAVLFELEDGTAGSFTVSQVDAGHKNDLFIEISGSENSLSWSQENANQLFIGYRDQANQNLTRDPALLEGKAAERCYYPGGHIEGWSEGLKNSIKDFYDCILQKGDPANYDFATFADGQQEVKITEAILKSSQAEKWVEV; from the coding sequence ATGGCTAAATTAAAAGCAGGAGTCATTGGTACTGGTTTTGTTGGCGAAGCTCATGTTGAAGCTTTAAGAAGGTTGCATAATATAGATGTTAAAGCTGTTGCAGCCAGCAGCCTCGAATCTTCAAAAAAAGCTGCAGCCAAATTAAATGTTCCCAATTATTATGCTGGTTATGAGAAAATGCTGGCTCAAGAAGATTTAGATGTAGTTCATAATTGTACTCCAAACAAGCTTCACTTTCCAATTAACAAAGCCTTTATGGAGGCTGGAGTTCATGTTTTTTCCGAAAAGCCCCTAGTGATGAATAGCAGTGAAGGAGAAAAACTTCTAAAAATTGCTGCAAAAAATAATGTATATACAGGAGTAAACTATAATTATCGCCATTATCCTTTAGTTAAAGAAATGCAGAATAAGGTGCGGCAGCAAATTGGACAACTTTTTCATATCCGTGGTTACTATCTGCAGGACTGGATGCTTTTTGATACTGATTACAGCTGGCGCATTGATCCAGAAAAGGGTGGTAAATCTAGAGTTGTAGCAGATATTGGTTCTCACTTTTGTGATTTGCTGCAGTATTTAACAGGTCAAAAAATTAGCAGATTAACAGCTGCTACAAAGATTGTACATCCAGAGCGCAAAAAACCAGTTTCAGAAACCAAAACCTTTACTCAGAGTGATCAGAATCAAGAATATGAAAAATATGAAGTTGAAACTGAAGACTATGCTGCGGTACTTTTTGAACTGGAAGACGGAACAGCAGGTAGTTTTACAGTTTCGCAGGTTGATGCCGGCCACAAAAATGATCTATTTATAGAAATCAGCGGCAGCGAAAATAGTTTAAGCTGGTCCCAGGAAAATGCCAACCAATTATTTATCGGTTATCGAGATCAGGCAAATCAGAATTTAACTCGTGATCCTGCTCTTTTAGAAGGAAAAGCAGCTGAGCGCTGTTATTATCCTGGTGGACATATTGAAGGCTGGTCAGAGGGATTAAAAAATTCAATTAAAGATTTTTATGATTGTATTTTACAAAAAGGAGATCCAGCTAATTATGATTTTGCTACTTTTGCAGATGGCCAGCAGGAAGTTAAAATTACAGAGGCTATTTTAAAAAGCTCTCAAGCAGAAAAATGGGTTGAAGTATAA
- a CDS encoding sugar ABC transporter ATP-binding protein codes for MKIEMKKIYKSFGAIEAVKDVSFSVEGGEVCALIGENGAGKSTLMNILGGVLPADKGEILIDGQKVSFEQPADSLSSGIAFIHQELNLINDLPIYENMFIGRELKKKGGILDLEKMIEKTQAVFDEMEIGLDPKTMVRDLDTSYKQIVEISRAIMMDASIIIMDEPTTSLTDQEIERVFEMMETLKRQNVGIVFISHKLNEVIEFCDCYTVLRNGELVAEGMVKDVDVDQLARDMVGHELTQRSLERETQPGREVLRAENLSYNNDFKDISFAVHQGEILGVTGLLGDGRKELFQAIFGRGEIESGKLYLNEQEVKIKNTTDALEKGIGYLPRNRKENGIIKDMDIFDNASIVTWPLFDQWGVIDQEKQEHKFEEQVEKLRIVMGKKTDSINSLSGGNQQKIVLAKWLTANPDIFILDNPTQGVDVGAKEDIYDIILKLAKENIAVVILSSEAKEIIRICDRALVMYHGIIQGELSRDEMTEHEIMRLATGARANSGQEGA; via the coding sequence ATGAAAATAGAAATGAAGAAGATCTATAAAAGCTTTGGTGCAATTGAAGCTGTTAAAGATGTCTCTTTTTCAGTTGAAGGGGGAGAAGTCTGTGCCCTGATCGGTGAAAATGGTGCTGGTAAATCTACTCTGATGAATATCTTAGGTGGAGTCCTGCCTGCTGATAAGGGAGAAATATTAATTGATGGACAAAAAGTAAGCTTTGAGCAGCCAGCTGATTCTTTGAGTTCTGGTATAGCTTTTATTCATCAGGAATTGAATTTGATCAATGACCTTCCAATTTATGAGAATATGTTTATCGGCAGGGAGTTAAAGAAAAAGGGTGGAATTCTAGATTTAGAAAAGATGATTGAAAAAACTCAAGCGGTTTTTGATGAGATGGAAATTGGATTGGATCCTAAAACAATGGTCAGAGATCTTGATACTTCTTATAAACAAATTGTTGAGATTTCGCGGGCTATTATGATGGATGCTTCTATTATTATTATGGATGAACCGACAACTTCGCTTACTGATCAGGAAATTGAGCGAGTTTTTGAAATGATGGAAACCTTAAAAAGACAAAATGTAGGTATAGTTTTCATCTCTCATAAATTAAATGAGGTAATAGAATTTTGTGATTGCTATACAGTTTTAAGAAATGGAGAGCTGGTCGCTGAAGGAATGGTCAAAGATGTTGATGTAGATCAATTGGCCAGAGATATGGTTGGCCATGAGCTGACACAAAGATCTTTAGAAAGAGAAACGCAGCCGGGAAGGGAAGTACTTAGAGCAGAGAATTTAAGCTATAATAATGATTTTAAGGATATTTCATTTGCCGTTCATCAGGGAGAAATACTTGGAGTGACAGGTCTTTTGGGAGACGGTAGAAAAGAACTATTCCAGGCTATATTTGGCAGGGGTGAAATTGAATCTGGGAAATTATATTTAAATGAGCAGGAGGTTAAAATTAAAAATACTACTGATGCTCTGGAGAAGGGAATCGGTTATTTGCCGAGAAATCGAAAAGAAAATGGAATAATAAAAGATATGGACATTTTTGATAATGCTTCAATAGTTACCTGGCCTCTTTTTGATCAATGGGGAGTTATTGATCAGGAAAAGCAGGAACATAAGTTTGAGGAACAGGTAGAAAAACTCAGAATTGTAATGGGTAAGAAAACTGATTCCATCAACAGTTTATCTGGTGGAAATCAACAAAAGATTGTTTTAGCAAAATGGTTAACTGCTAATCCAGACATTTTTATTTTAGATAATCCGACTCAAGGAGTTGATGTTGGAGCTAAAGAAGATATTTATGATATTATTTTAAAACTGGCAAAAGAAAATATAGCAGTTGTGATTTTATCAAGTGAGGCTAAAGAAATAATTAGAATTTGTGATCGAGCTTTGGTAATGTATCATGGAATAATTCAGGGAGAACTAAGTCGAGATGAAATGACAGAGCATGAGATTATGCGGCTGGCAACTGGTGCCAGAGCAAATTCAGGTCAGGAGGGGGCATAA
- a CDS encoding ROK family transcriptional regulator has product MSRIDSKKFFGWSGPAAGAAIFRIIKNIGPLSRTDIVKKTGLSKSTVSVHTKKLLEMGLIKEAEAENKSVGSVGRNRQLLKFAKNNGVIVAIDLGATSLNVGLCNLDAEIIDMKSKKTLVNNGPKIIMEEIDIFIEKLLESNEIADKKIFGIGMGVPGPVEFSKGTPVSPPIMPGWHLFPLKKVLQQKYSCPAFIDNDVNVMAVGEKHAGLAQNISNFIFIKIGTGIGAGIICEDELYRGSKGCAGDIGHIAVEGEQEFCPCGNRGCLEVVAAGPAIAKKAKIAAQNKESEILLSFLNIKGELTAEDVGEAVKRNDKASIDIIKNSGQKIGQVVSRLVNFYNPSLIIIGGGVANLGNYLISSIKEEVLRHSTSLAVQDLEIELSQKNEEVAVIGAAAMAVNEIYSHDNVTEMVYLDSGSD; this is encoded by the coding sequence ATGAGTAGAATAGACAGCAAAAAATTTTTTGGCTGGTCTGGGCCAGCAGCAGGCGCAGCTATCTTTAGAATAATAAAAAACATTGGCCCTCTCTCTAGAACAGATATAGTAAAAAAAACCGGTTTATCAAAATCAACTGTAAGTGTGCATACCAAAAAGTTGTTGGAGATGGGACTGATTAAAGAAGCTGAAGCTGAGAATAAATCAGTTGGCAGTGTTGGTAGAAATCGACAGCTGCTTAAATTTGCTAAAAATAATGGCGTTATTGTAGCAATAGATTTAGGAGCAACCAGCCTCAATGTTGGCCTCTGCAACTTAGATGCCGAAATTATTGATATGAAATCTAAAAAAACTTTAGTCAACAATGGCCCTAAAATAATTATGGAAGAAATTGATATTTTCATTGAAAAATTATTGGAATCTAATGAAATAGCTGATAAAAAGATATTTGGAATCGGAATGGGAGTTCCTGGACCAGTTGAATTTTCTAAAGGAACACCGGTTTCGCCACCTATTATGCCGGGGTGGCATCTTTTCCCCTTAAAAAAAGTTCTACAGCAGAAATACAGCTGTCCAGCCTTTATCGATAATGATGTTAATGTGATGGCTGTTGGAGAAAAACACGCAGGTCTAGCCCAAAATATTTCTAATTTTATATTTATAAAAATAGGTACAGGAATTGGGGCCGGCATAATTTGCGAAGACGAATTATACAGGGGTTCCAAAGGTTGTGCTGGTGATATTGGGCATATTGCTGTTGAAGGAGAACAGGAATTCTGTCCCTGTGGAAATAGGGGCTGTCTAGAAGTAGTAGCAGCCGGACCGGCAATCGCCAAAAAAGCAAAAATAGCAGCTCAAAATAAGGAAAGTGAGATCTTGCTATCTTTTTTAAATATAAAAGGAGAGCTTACAGCTGAAGATGTTGGCGAAGCAGTGAAAAGAAATGATAAAGCTTCAATTGATATCATAAAAAATAGTGGTCAAAAAATTGGTCAGGTTGTATCTAGATTAGTTAATTTTTATAATCCATCTTTGATAATTATTGGAGGGGGAGTTGCTAATCTAGGTAATTATTTAATTTCTTCAATCAAAGAAGAAGTGCTTCGGCATTCTACTTCACTGGCAGTTCAAGATTTGGAAATAGAATTATCACAAAAAAATGAGGAAGTTGCTGTAATCGGGGCTGCAGCCATGGCTGTAAATGAAATTTATTCGCATGATAACGTTACTGAAATGGTTTATCTTGACAGCGGTTCTGATTAA
- a CDS encoding sugar phosphate isomerase/epimerase family protein, with protein sequence MKKIIAVNSNTYHGFDLEEAIAGIKKAGFDYIELTATKGWTEHVFPTMSLRELYRIKDQLQKVGLSPISLSGHTNLMDDQRLKDFIANIRLAAFFESKYIISSIGEAHLKDQAEASDQKVADNIKKLIPYLKEYDLILGLENHGKHATGKHLKSIVELIDSKRVVVNYDTANAIFYGDVDLAEDLKTAVKKIGHLHLKDKAGAQDEWDFPAIGKGNLDFKEIFEILEAHNNDSPLSIEIEFTEAGAADLDEVNQAVKDSYNYLKKLGIDF encoded by the coding sequence TTGAAAAAAATAATTGCTGTTAACTCAAATACTTACCATGGTTTTGATTTAGAAGAAGCAATTGCAGGTATTAAAAAAGCAGGCTTTGATTATATTGAACTGACTGCCACCAAAGGTTGGACAGAACATGTTTTTCCTACAATGTCACTTCGGGAACTATACAGGATTAAAGATCAGCTACAAAAAGTTGGTCTGAGTCCTATATCTTTAAGTGGTCATACAAATTTAATGGATGATCAGCGACTTAAAGATTTTATAGCTAATATCAGACTGGCAGCTTTTTTTGAAAGTAAATATATAATTTCTTCTATAGGAGAGGCTCATCTTAAAGATCAGGCCGAGGCGTCAGATCAAAAAGTGGCTGACAATATAAAAAAGTTAATTCCTTATTTAAAAGAATACGATTTGATTTTAGGATTAGAAAACCACGGTAAACACGCAACCGGAAAGCATTTAAAAAGCATTGTCGAACTAATAGATTCTAAGCGGGTAGTAGTAAATTATGATACAGCAAATGCCATTTTTTATGGTGATGTAGATTTAGCTGAGGATCTTAAAACTGCAGTTAAGAAGATAGGACATTTACATCTTAAAGATAAGGCAGGAGCTCAGGACGAATGGGATTTCCCGGCTATTGGTAAAGGTAATTTAGACTTCAAAGAAATATTTGAAATTTTAGAAGCACACAATAATGATTCTCCTTTAAGTATAGAGATTGAATTTACTGAAGCGGGAGCAGCTGACTTAGATGAAGTAAATCAAGCAGTAAAAGATTCCTATAATTACCTTAAAAAATTAGGGATAGATTTTTAA
- a CDS encoding tyrosine-protein phosphatase, translating to MIDLHSHILAGVDDGASNLEESLAILKTMEAKGVKKVTATSHYPLYKIKDYKKFISAKLRLLRKEAKAANINLEIISGSEILIDRKIPELFHQNQLLTINNTDYILLETHFNSLPDYFSDLIHDLKVMGYQIIIAHPERYAYIHSNFELLYRWIEKYELKLMLNSSSLVGRHGSKSKKTAEKMINLGLCHLMASDTHGSEKRPFTLRKGLNKAEKLKPGSSEIFKKNAEAVLKNQSLNNFEIKREEKPFFERIFSFI from the coding sequence ATGATTGATTTACATTCTCATATTTTAGCAGGAGTAGATGATGGAGCTTCCAACCTTGAAGAATCACTAGCAATACTTAAAACGATGGAAGCTAAAGGAGTAAAAAAAGTTACTGCAACTTCGCATTACCCACTCTATAAAATTAAAGATTATAAGAAATTTATTTCAGCTAAACTGCGGCTCCTTAGAAAGGAAGCTAAAGCAGCCAATATTAATTTAGAAATTATCAGCGGTTCCGAAATTTTAATTGATCGGAAAATACCAGAGCTATTCCATCAAAATCAGCTGCTGACAATTAATAATACTGACTACATTTTATTAGAAACTCATTTCAATTCCTTGCCTGATTATTTTTCTGATTTAATCCACGATTTAAAAGTAATGGGCTATCAGATTATTATTGCTCATCCTGAAAGATATGCCTATATCCACTCAAATTTTGAGCTTCTTTATCGATGGATTGAAAAATATGAGCTAAAGTTAATGCTTAATAGTTCTTCTTTAGTTGGCAGACACGGCAGCAAATCGAAAAAAACCGCTGAAAAGATGATTAACTTAGGTCTCTGTCATTTGATGGCCTCTGATACTCATGGTTCAGAAAAAAGGCCATTTACTTTAAGAAAGGGTTTAAATAAAGCTGAAAAATTAAAACCAGGTAGTTCAGAAATTTTCAAAAAAAATGCGGAGGCAGTGCTTAAAAATCAAAGTCTAAATAATTTTGAGATCAAACGAGAAGAAAAACCATTTTTCGAAAGAATTTTTTCTTTTATATAG
- a CDS encoding S-layer homology domain-containing protein: MKKIILIMIIIFLTAAVLPAGAQSFSDLPANHWAYDAINKLVEAGIIEGYPDGEYKGQRTMSRYEMAVMVSRALDNVYNELDTLDAGLTMGQAEDAAAVIRALMEKNLQDEITDGQVEEVADIVDALTYEMEAELRVLGVEINKSAQALEELEATIAELKIPEDNIEFTAAVNSVFESANYKGENNSEIAAAMKLWADSDALDLDLPVNTAGDVVLPQNTETISDYAKRVDDWKDADDLPSEKRFWQEYDFKIKGDLGDSSFNLELDTITNVFTEEDSAFAYAEADQNQLQMDSALLTVDYNQKLFKRLRAGDLDDYHLTRYFVDEEDVEAVEVRTGYFDLDWTFFTGGFGQADNDQLFLIKTKKEFDTAEIYGEINQLRGSDRITNLELGFKDYYLTDQAKTAAAVVFNKSKNKDTDDVFFNLRGDYAVGDNSDIYAVVDSAGEEFTSYKGDLEEDYDFDLFKLGFDYQLNQDSELMIAYSLVQIGDQIQADKIYGNQDKNIIELALNNKNGAFKNKLAVEYTINDNYTDNYQSRLIELASEYALSERTTAAAALVNKNQDNDGTNVINYNYLKANLDLELTDSISWQNEAKYILGEVEAPETEGESNAFTTSLRVNF, translated from the coding sequence ATGAAAAAAATTATATTAATAATGATTATTATTTTTCTGACTGCAGCAGTTTTACCCGCGGGTGCTCAATCATTTTCAGATCTTCCAGCAAATCATTGGGCTTATGATGCTATAAACAAATTAGTCGAAGCTGGAATTATAGAAGGTTACCCGGATGGTGAGTATAAGGGGCAAAGAACAATGAGCAGATATGAAATGGCTGTGATGGTCAGTCGTGCTCTTGATAATGTCTATAATGAGCTGGATACTCTGGATGCCGGTTTAACTATGGGTCAGGCCGAAGATGCAGCTGCTGTTATTAGAGCATTAATGGAAAAGAATCTTCAAGATGAGATTACTGATGGACAGGTTGAAGAAGTGGCAGATATTGTTGATGCCCTAACATATGAAATGGAAGCAGAACTGCGAGTTTTAGGGGTAGAAATCAATAAATCAGCTCAAGCTTTAGAGGAATTAGAAGCCACGATTGCAGAACTGAAAATACCAGAAGATAATATTGAATTTACAGCAGCAGTCAATAGTGTATTTGAGAGTGCTAATTATAAGGGGGAGAATAATTCAGAAATTGCTGCAGCGATGAAACTCTGGGCTGATAGTGATGCCCTAGATTTGGATCTGCCAGTGAATACAGCTGGAGATGTAGTATTACCACAGAATACTGAAACTATTAGCGATTATGCCAAAAGAGTTGATGACTGGAAAGATGCAGACGATCTTCCTTCAGAAAAAAGATTCTGGCAGGAATATGATTTTAAAATTAAAGGTGATTTGGGAGATTCGAGCTTTAATTTAGAATTAGACACAATTACTAATGTTTTTACCGAAGAAGATAGCGCCTTCGCTTATGCTGAGGCGGATCAGAATCAGCTGCAAATGGATTCAGCACTTTTAACAGTAGATTATAACCAAAAATTATTTAAGAGGCTTCGTGCTGGTGATCTGGATGATTATCATCTAACTAGATACTTTGTTGATGAAGAAGATGTAGAAGCAGTTGAAGTAAGAACAGGTTATTTCGATTTAGACTGGACTTTCTTTACAGGTGGTTTTGGCCAGGCTGATAATGATCAATTATTTTTAATCAAAACAAAAAAAGAATTTGATACTGCTGAAATCTATGGAGAAATAAATCAGCTGCGAGGTTCAGACCGGATTACCAACCTTGAACTTGGTTTTAAAGACTATTACCTAACTGACCAGGCTAAGACAGCGGCAGCGGTAGTCTTTAATAAATCTAAAAATAAGGATACTGATGATGTTTTCTTCAACCTTCGAGGCGATTATGCTGTCGGTGACAACTCAGATATTTATGCAGTTGTTGACAGTGCAGGCGAAGAATTTACATCTTATAAAGGTGATCTCGAAGAGGACTATGATTTTGATCTTTTCAAATTAGGATTTGATTATCAGCTCAATCAAGACAGTGAGCTAATGATTGCTTATTCTTTAGTCCAGATTGGGGACCAAATTCAGGCTGATAAAATCTATGGTAATCAGGATAAAAATATTATAGAATTGGCTTTAAATAATAAAAATGGTGCTTTTAAAAATAAGTTGGCTGTAGAATATACAATTAATGATAACTATACAGATAATTATCAAAGCAGATTAATTGAGCTGGCAAGCGAATATGCTCTTAGTGAAAGAACAACAGCTGCTGCAGCCTTAGTCAATAAGAATCAAGATAATGACGGGACTAATGTAATAAATTATAACTATCTTAAAGCTAATCTGGACCTAGAACTAACAGATTCGATAAGCTGGCAGAACGAAGCAAAATATATCTTAGGTGAAGTTGAGGCTCCTGAAACTGAAGGAGAAAGTAATGCCTTTACTACTTCCTTGAGAGTAAACTTTTAA
- a CDS encoding ABC transporter substrate-binding protein: protein MRKSLVFLIMVSLLLTLVFASGVSAQDKHKVGILAPAVTHGWVAAVAYHAEARAEELSDQIEYRIQTSSNAAEMTSQLDDLKTWGAEAVVAFPQWTGMEVPIRMAIQDGIEVVNFDIEIDVDGVYRVAGDNYDMGVQGAHYISDKIGKEGTVVILEVPTAGSVSELRKEGFLDTLDEIGADYELHTYATQFTREAGLNDMSDILIRHDHIDAVYSMDDETSIGVVKAIEEAGREDIKVVTGGGGMQEYFEMMPKYDDIWLQSALYSPAMVKDAVDVAVKLLDGEEVPQETIIPTTIVDRTNYKEFLDPNSPY from the coding sequence ATGAGAAAATCTTTAGTTTTTTTAATTATGGTTTCCCTGCTGTTAACTCTTGTTTTTGCCAGTGGAGTCAGTGCTCAAGATAAGCATAAGGTTGGGATTTTAGCGCCTGCAGTTACTCACGGTTGGGTAGCAGCTGTAGCTTATCATGCTGAAGCACGGGCGGAAGAGCTTTCTGATCAAATTGAATATAGAATTCAGACCAGCAGTAATGCAGCTGAGATGACTTCTCAACTTGATGATCTAAAAACCTGGGGAGCAGAGGCAGTAGTTGCTTTTCCTCAGTGGACCGGGATGGAAGTACCGATAAGAATGGCTATTCAGGATGGTATTGAAGTAGTCAACTTTGATATTGAAATTGACGTAGATGGTGTTTATCGTGTTGCTGGTGATAACTATGATATGGGAGTTCAGGGAGCTCATTATATTTCCGATAAAATTGGTAAAGAAGGAACAGTTGTTATTCTCGAAGTACCAACAGCTGGCTCAGTTTCTGAACTACGGAAAGAAGGATTTTTAGACACCTTAGATGAAATTGGTGCTGATTATGAACTCCACACCTATGCAACTCAATTTACCAGAGAAGCAGGATTAAATGATATGTCAGATATTTTAATTAGACATGATCACATTGATGCTGTATATTCCATGGATGATGAAACTTCAATTGGAGTAGTAAAAGCAATAGAAGAAGCCGGCCGTGAAGATATTAAGGTAGTAACTGGTGGTGGCGGAATGCAGGAGTACTTCGAAATGATGCCTAAATATGATGACATCTGGCTGCAGTCAGCTCTCTATTCTCCAGCAATGGTTAAGGATGCAGTTGATGTAGCAGTTAAGTTATTAGATGGTGAAGAAGTACCTCAAGAAACAATTATTCCTACAACAATAGTTGATCGCACAAATTATAAAGAATTCTTAGATCCAAATTCTCCATATTAA
- a CDS encoding Gfo/Idh/MocA family protein: MQKIAIVGLGGMGTVHYNNYDQIEKAAVRAVVGPSESDQKKAKKWGVEVYKDLDSLLQEVEVDIVDICTPTFLHVEYALKALNAGKNVIIEKPIALHREDAERIFALASEKEALVFVGQVLHFTKEVEILKEAVKSGKYGKVLDAYFTRLTEAPDWSAGGWLFDKEKSGLLPFDLHIHDLDLIISLFGPPTSYSYTAAGRENSKFKEHYRFNYNFDGLNVGAEAAWYNASYPFTANWRVYFEEGLLVNEEQLIFYPAEGEAFIFETEAEPKIETGINLPPTAMFYNELSHFVNCAEKGVYSDRITKEQLITTAGILEEIAGL, translated from the coding sequence ATGCAGAAAATAGCAATTGTTGGCTTAGGTGGAATGGGAACAGTTCACTATAATAATTATGATCAGATTGAAAAAGCAGCGGTCAGAGCAGTAGTTGGCCCCTCTGAGTCTGATCAGAAAAAAGCTAAAAAGTGGGGGGTTGAAGTTTATAAAGATTTAGACAGCCTGCTGCAGGAAGTAGAAGTTGATATTGTTGATATTTGTACTCCAACTTTTTTGCATGTTGAATACGCTCTGAAGGCTCTAAATGCTGGGAAAAATGTAATTATTGAAAAACCGATTGCCCTGCACAGAGAAGATGCCGAACGGATTTTTGCACTGGCTTCAGAAAAAGAGGCCCTGGTTTTTGTGGGCCAGGTATTACATTTTACTAAAGAGGTTGAGATCTTAAAAGAAGCAGTTAAAAGTGGTAAATATGGAAAAGTTTTAGATGCTTATTTTACTAGATTAACTGAAGCTCCTGACTGGTCTGCTGGCGGGTGGCTCTTTGACAAAGAAAAAAGTGGCTTGCTGCCTTTTGATTTACACATCCATGATCTTGATTTGATTATCAGCCTTTTTGGACCGCCAACAAGTTATAGCTATACTGCTGCCGGAAGAGAAAATAGTAAGTTTAAAGAACATTATCGTTTTAATTATAACTTTGACGGACTAAATGTTGGGGCAGAAGCTGCCTGGTATAATGCGAGTTATCCTTTTACAGCTAATTGGCGGGTATATTTTGAAGAAGGTCTTTTAGTTAATGAGGAGCAGCTGATTTTTTATCCGGCAGAAGGAGAGGCATTTATCTTTGAGACAGAGGCTGAACCGAAGATTGAAACTGGGATTAATCTGCCGCCAACAGCTATGTTTTATAATGAGCTTTCTCATTTTGTTAACTGTGCAGAAAAAGGTGTTTATTCAGACAGAATAACTAAAGAACAGTTAATTACAACTGCTGGAATTTTAGAAGAAATTGCCGGCTTATAA
- a CDS encoding ABC transporter permease: MQNKEKEKNIGFKDWFLNNWTNKPIFSTSIALLVMIILQTWSLGFDYDSVGSWFFTWTNNWINILRNNAGVGLIALGMSFVIMSAGIDLSVGSTMVAVGAALMMLLDRGPNGLLINLGIEGIPAILIAVLLSLAFGYFLGNLNGLLITRGGIPPFVVTLATMKLYRSVTQHFMQGYNPRVPLEFLPISNFQIGPYRMMPIIYWLLIAAVLYFMSKRTTFGRQIIAVGSNERSANLSGVNVKKVKRRVYAITGFLVACAAIIQVSRIGSMDYANAGSGYEMEAIAAAVVGGTSMSGGRGTVIGTLLGVLIIAVMNNLLNLMGVPPFLREAFKGLILIGAVLMQKKQKSV; this comes from the coding sequence ATGCAGAATAAAGAAAAAGAAAAAAATATAGGATTTAAGGATTGGTTTCTAAATAATTGGACAAACAAGCCAATTTTTAGCACCAGTATTGCCTTATTAGTAATGATAATATTACAGACCTGGAGTCTTGGTTTTGATTATGACTCTGTTGGCAGCTGGTTTTTTACCTGGACTAATAACTGGATAAATATTTTGAGAAATAACGCTGGAGTTGGTTTAATTGCTCTAGGAATGTCTTTTGTTATTATGTCAGCGGGGATTGATCTTTCTGTTGGATCAACTATGGTTGCTGTTGGAGCAGCTTTAATGATGCTGCTTGATAGAGGCCCCAATGGGCTCTTAATAAATTTAGGAATCGAAGGTATTCCAGCAATTTTAATTGCAGTTTTGCTCTCACTGGCTTTTGGCTATTTTTTAGGTAATTTAAATGGCTTATTAATTACCAGAGGAGGAATTCCTCCTTTTGTAGTAACCCTGGCAACTATGAAACTGTACCGCAGTGTGACTCAGCATTTTATGCAGGGTTATAACCCCAGAGTACCGTTAGAGTTTTTGCCGATTTCTAATTTTCAGATCGGACCTTATCGAATGATGCCAATTATTTACTGGCTTTTAATTGCAGCTGTATTATATTTTATGTCAAAAAGAACAACCTTTGGCCGCCAAATTATTGCTGTCGGCTCTAATGAGCGTTCAGCCAATCTTTCGGGAGTTAATGTCAAAAAGGTAAAGCGCAGAGTTTATGCAATCACCGGTTTTTTAGTTGCCTGTGCAGCAATCATTCAGGTTTCTCGCATTGGTTCTATGGATTATGCCAATGCCGGCAGCGGTTATGAGATGGAAGCAATTGCAGCTGCTGTTGTTGGTGGAACCAGTATGAGTGGTGGCCGGGGAACAGTTATCGGTACTTTGCTTGGAGTTTTAATTATTGCAGTTATGAATAATCTGCTTAACTTAATGGGAGTACCACCATTCTTAAGAGAGGCTTTTAAAGGCTTAATCTTAATTGGAGCTGTTCTAATGCAGAAAAAACAAAAATCAGTGTAA